Proteins from a single region of Lepus europaeus isolate LE1 chromosome 4, mLepTim1.pri, whole genome shotgun sequence:
- the GRK6 gene encoding G protein-coupled receptor kinase 6 isoform X3, which produces MLQFPHISQCEELRLSLERDYHSLCERQPIGRLLFREFCATRPELTRCTAFLDGVAEYEVTPDEKRKACGRRLMQNFLSHTGPDLIPEVPRQLVTNCAQQLEQGPCKDLFQELTRLTHEYLSVAPFADYLDSIYFNRFLQWKWLERQPVTKNTFRQYRVLGKGGFGEVCACQVRATGKMYACKKLEKKRIKKRKGEAMALNEKQILEKVNSRFVVSLAYAYETKDALCLVLTLMNGGDLKFHIYHMGQAGFPEARAVFYAAEICCGLEDLHRERIVYRDLKPENILLDDHGHIRISDLGLAVHVPEGQTIKGRVGTVGYMAPEVVKNERYTFSPDWWALGCLLYEMIAGQSPFQQRKKKIKREEVERLVREVPEEYSERFSPQARSLCSQLLCKDPAERLGCRGGAAREVKEHPLFKKLNFKRLGAGMLEPPFKPDPQAIYCKDVLDIEQFSTVKGVELEPTDQDFYQKFATGSVPIPWQNEMVETECFQELNVFGLDGSVPPDLDWKGQPPAPPKKGLLQRLFSRQRIAVGTAATVKKSPPPASSPPPASSPQPEVPTGGWR; this is translated from the exons ATGCTCCAATTTCCCCACATCAGCCAGTGTGAAGAGCTGCGGCTCAGCCTTG AACGTGACTACCACAGCCTGTGCGAGCGGCAGCCCATCGGGCGCCTGCTGTTCCGCGAGTTCTGCGCCACGAGGCCCGAGCTGACCcgctgcactgccttcctggacggGGTG GCTGAGTACGAAGTGACCCCTGATGAGAAGCGGAAGGCTTGTGGGCGGCGGCTAATGCAGAATTTTCTGAGCCACACG GGTCCTGACCTCATCCCCGAGGTGCCCCGGCAACTGGTGACTAACTGTGCACAGCAACTGGAGCAGGGGCCCTGCAAAGACCTCTTCCAGGAACTCACCCG GCTGACCCACGAGTACCTGAGCGTAGCCCCCTTTGCCGACTACCTCGACAGCATCTACTTCAACCGTTTCCTGCAGTGGAAGTGGCTAGAAAG GCAGCCAGTGACCAAAAACACCTTCAggcagtaccgagtgctgggcaaAGGTGGCTTTGGGGAG GTGTGTGCCTGCCAGGTGCGGGCCACAGGCAAGATGTATGCCTGCAAGAAGCTGGAGAAGAAACGCATCAAGAAGCGGAAAGGGGAAGCTATGGCGCTCAACGAGAAGCAGATCCTGGAGAAAGTGAACAGTAGGTTTGTA GTGAGTCTGGCCTATGCCTATGAGACCAAGGATGCCCTGTGCCTGGTGCTGACGCTGATGAACGGCGGCGACCTCAAGTTCCACATCTACCACATGGGCCAGGCTGGCTTCCCCGAGGCGCGTGCCGTCTTCTACGCCGCCGAGATCTGCTGCGGCCTGGAGGACCTGCACCGGGAGCGCATCGTGTACAG GGACCTGAAGCCAGAGAACATTCTGCTGGATGACCACG GCCACATCCGCATCTCTGACCTGGGCCTGGCTGTGCATGTGCCTGAGGGTCAGACCATCAAAGGCCGTGTAGGCACCGTGGGCTACATGG CTCCGGAGGTGGTGAAGAACGAACGGTACACGTTCAGCCCCGACTGGTGGGCGCTTGGCTGCCTCCTCTACGAGATGATTGCTGGCCAGTCACCCTTCcagcagaggaagaagaagatCAAGCGGGAGGAGGTGGAGCGGCTGGTGAGGGAAGTGCCCGAGGAGTACTCAGAGCGCTTCTCCCCACAGGCCCGCTCGCTCTGCTCCCAG CTCCTCTGCAAAGACCCTGCTGAGCGCCTGGGCTGCCGCGGGGGTGCTGCCCGCGAGGTGAAGGAGCACCCCCTCTTCAAGAAGCTGAACTTCAAGCGGCTGGGAGCTGGCATGCTGGAGCCGCCCTTTAAGCCTGAC ccccaggctattTATTGCAAGGATGTTCTGGACATCGAACAGTTCTCCACGGTGAAGGGCGTGGAGCTGGAGCCCACAGACCAGGACTTCTACCAGAAGTTTGCCACAGGGAGTGTGCCCATTCCCTGGCAGAACGAG ATGGTGGAGACAGAGTGCTTCCAGGAGCTCAATGTCTTTGGGCTGGATGGCTCGGTTCCCCCAGACCTGGACTGGAAGGGCCAGCCGCCGGCGCCCCCCAAAAAGGGCCTGCTGCAAAGACTCTTCAGTCGCCAG AGGATTGCTGTGGGAACTGCAGCGACAGTGAAGAAGAGCCCCCCACCTGCCTCGAGCCCCCCACCCGCCTCTAGCCCCCAGCCTGAGGTCCCCACCGGCGGTTGGCGGTAG
- the GRK6 gene encoding G protein-coupled receptor kinase 6 isoform X1 has protein sequence MELENIVANTVLLKAREGGGGNRKGKSKKWRQMLQFPHISQCEELRLSLERDYHSLCERQPIGRLLFREFCATRPELTRCTAFLDGVAEYEVTPDEKRKACGRRLMQNFLSHTGPDLIPEVPRQLVTNCAQQLEQGPCKDLFQELTRLTHEYLSVAPFADYLDSIYFNRFLQWKWLERQPVTKNTFRQYRVLGKGGFGEVCACQVRATGKMYACKKLEKKRIKKRKGEAMALNEKQILEKVNSRFVVSLAYAYETKDALCLVLTLMNGGDLKFHIYHMGQAGFPEARAVFYAAEICCGLEDLHRERIVYRDLKPENILLDDHGHIRISDLGLAVHVPEGQTIKGRVGTVGYMAPEVVKNERYTFSPDWWALGCLLYEMIAGQSPFQQRKKKIKREEVERLVREVPEEYSERFSPQARSLCSQLLCKDPAERLGCRGGAAREVKEHPLFKKLNFKRLGAGMLEPPFKPDPQAIYCKDVLDIEQFSTVKGVELEPTDQDFYQKFATGSVPIPWQNEMVETECFQELNVFGLDGSVPPDLDWKGQPPAPPKKGLLQRLFSRQDCCGNCSDSEEEPPTCLEPPTRL, from the exons ATGGAGCTCGAGAACATCGTAGCGAACACCGTGCTCCTTAAGGCCCGGGAAG GTGGTGGAGGGAATCGCAAAGGCAAAAGCAAGAAATGGCGGCAGATGCTCCAATTTCCCCACATCAGCCAGTGTGAAGAGCTGCGGCTCAGCCTTG AACGTGACTACCACAGCCTGTGCGAGCGGCAGCCCATCGGGCGCCTGCTGTTCCGCGAGTTCTGCGCCACGAGGCCCGAGCTGACCcgctgcactgccttcctggacggGGTG GCTGAGTACGAAGTGACCCCTGATGAGAAGCGGAAGGCTTGTGGGCGGCGGCTAATGCAGAATTTTCTGAGCCACACG GGTCCTGACCTCATCCCCGAGGTGCCCCGGCAACTGGTGACTAACTGTGCACAGCAACTGGAGCAGGGGCCCTGCAAAGACCTCTTCCAGGAACTCACCCG GCTGACCCACGAGTACCTGAGCGTAGCCCCCTTTGCCGACTACCTCGACAGCATCTACTTCAACCGTTTCCTGCAGTGGAAGTGGCTAGAAAG GCAGCCAGTGACCAAAAACACCTTCAggcagtaccgagtgctgggcaaAGGTGGCTTTGGGGAG GTGTGTGCCTGCCAGGTGCGGGCCACAGGCAAGATGTATGCCTGCAAGAAGCTGGAGAAGAAACGCATCAAGAAGCGGAAAGGGGAAGCTATGGCGCTCAACGAGAAGCAGATCCTGGAGAAAGTGAACAGTAGGTTTGTA GTGAGTCTGGCCTATGCCTATGAGACCAAGGATGCCCTGTGCCTGGTGCTGACGCTGATGAACGGCGGCGACCTCAAGTTCCACATCTACCACATGGGCCAGGCTGGCTTCCCCGAGGCGCGTGCCGTCTTCTACGCCGCCGAGATCTGCTGCGGCCTGGAGGACCTGCACCGGGAGCGCATCGTGTACAG GGACCTGAAGCCAGAGAACATTCTGCTGGATGACCACG GCCACATCCGCATCTCTGACCTGGGCCTGGCTGTGCATGTGCCTGAGGGTCAGACCATCAAAGGCCGTGTAGGCACCGTGGGCTACATGG CTCCGGAGGTGGTGAAGAACGAACGGTACACGTTCAGCCCCGACTGGTGGGCGCTTGGCTGCCTCCTCTACGAGATGATTGCTGGCCAGTCACCCTTCcagcagaggaagaagaagatCAAGCGGGAGGAGGTGGAGCGGCTGGTGAGGGAAGTGCCCGAGGAGTACTCAGAGCGCTTCTCCCCACAGGCCCGCTCGCTCTGCTCCCAG CTCCTCTGCAAAGACCCTGCTGAGCGCCTGGGCTGCCGCGGGGGTGCTGCCCGCGAGGTGAAGGAGCACCCCCTCTTCAAGAAGCTGAACTTCAAGCGGCTGGGAGCTGGCATGCTGGAGCCGCCCTTTAAGCCTGAC ccccaggctattTATTGCAAGGATGTTCTGGACATCGAACAGTTCTCCACGGTGAAGGGCGTGGAGCTGGAGCCCACAGACCAGGACTTCTACCAGAAGTTTGCCACAGGGAGTGTGCCCATTCCCTGGCAGAACGAG ATGGTGGAGACAGAGTGCTTCCAGGAGCTCAATGTCTTTGGGCTGGATGGCTCGGTTCCCCCAGACCTGGACTGGAAGGGCCAGCCGCCGGCGCCCCCCAAAAAGGGCCTGCTGCAAAGACTCTTCAGTCGCCAG GATTGCTGTGGGAACTGCAGCGACAGTGAAGAAGAGCCCCCCACCTGCCTCGAGCCCCCCACCCGCCTCTAG
- the GRK6 gene encoding G protein-coupled receptor kinase 6 isoform X2, which translates to MELENIVANTVLLKAREGGGGNRKGKSKKWRQMLQFPHISQCEELRLSLERDYHSLCERQPIGRLLFREFCATRPELTRCTAFLDGVAEYEVTPDEKRKACGRRLMQNFLSHTGPDLIPEVPRQLVTNCAQQLEQGPCKDLFQELTRLTHEYLSVAPFADYLDSIYFNRFLQWKWLERQPVTKNTFRQYRVLGKGGFGEVCACQVRATGKMYACKKLEKKRIKKRKGEAMALNEKQILEKVNSRFVVSLAYAYETKDALCLVLTLMNGGDLKFHIYHMGQAGFPEARAVFYAAEICCGLEDLHRERIVYRDLKPENILLDDHGHIRISDLGLAVHVPEGQTIKGRVGTVGYMAPEVVKNERYTFSPDWWALGCLLYEMIAGQSPFQQRKKKIKREEVERLVREVPEEYSERFSPQARSLCSQLLCKDPAERLGCRGGAAREVKEHPLFKKLNFKRLGAGMLEPPFKPDPQAIYCKDVLDIEQFSTVKGVELEPTDQDFYQKFATGSVPIPWQNEMVETECFQELNVFGLDGSVPPDLDWKGQPPAPPKKGLLQRLFSRQR; encoded by the exons ATGGAGCTCGAGAACATCGTAGCGAACACCGTGCTCCTTAAGGCCCGGGAAG GTGGTGGAGGGAATCGCAAAGGCAAAAGCAAGAAATGGCGGCAGATGCTCCAATTTCCCCACATCAGCCAGTGTGAAGAGCTGCGGCTCAGCCTTG AACGTGACTACCACAGCCTGTGCGAGCGGCAGCCCATCGGGCGCCTGCTGTTCCGCGAGTTCTGCGCCACGAGGCCCGAGCTGACCcgctgcactgccttcctggacggGGTG GCTGAGTACGAAGTGACCCCTGATGAGAAGCGGAAGGCTTGTGGGCGGCGGCTAATGCAGAATTTTCTGAGCCACACG GGTCCTGACCTCATCCCCGAGGTGCCCCGGCAACTGGTGACTAACTGTGCACAGCAACTGGAGCAGGGGCCCTGCAAAGACCTCTTCCAGGAACTCACCCG GCTGACCCACGAGTACCTGAGCGTAGCCCCCTTTGCCGACTACCTCGACAGCATCTACTTCAACCGTTTCCTGCAGTGGAAGTGGCTAGAAAG GCAGCCAGTGACCAAAAACACCTTCAggcagtaccgagtgctgggcaaAGGTGGCTTTGGGGAG GTGTGTGCCTGCCAGGTGCGGGCCACAGGCAAGATGTATGCCTGCAAGAAGCTGGAGAAGAAACGCATCAAGAAGCGGAAAGGGGAAGCTATGGCGCTCAACGAGAAGCAGATCCTGGAGAAAGTGAACAGTAGGTTTGTA GTGAGTCTGGCCTATGCCTATGAGACCAAGGATGCCCTGTGCCTGGTGCTGACGCTGATGAACGGCGGCGACCTCAAGTTCCACATCTACCACATGGGCCAGGCTGGCTTCCCCGAGGCGCGTGCCGTCTTCTACGCCGCCGAGATCTGCTGCGGCCTGGAGGACCTGCACCGGGAGCGCATCGTGTACAG GGACCTGAAGCCAGAGAACATTCTGCTGGATGACCACG GCCACATCCGCATCTCTGACCTGGGCCTGGCTGTGCATGTGCCTGAGGGTCAGACCATCAAAGGCCGTGTAGGCACCGTGGGCTACATGG CTCCGGAGGTGGTGAAGAACGAACGGTACACGTTCAGCCCCGACTGGTGGGCGCTTGGCTGCCTCCTCTACGAGATGATTGCTGGCCAGTCACCCTTCcagcagaggaagaagaagatCAAGCGGGAGGAGGTGGAGCGGCTGGTGAGGGAAGTGCCCGAGGAGTACTCAGAGCGCTTCTCCCCACAGGCCCGCTCGCTCTGCTCCCAG CTCCTCTGCAAAGACCCTGCTGAGCGCCTGGGCTGCCGCGGGGGTGCTGCCCGCGAGGTGAAGGAGCACCCCCTCTTCAAGAAGCTGAACTTCAAGCGGCTGGGAGCTGGCATGCTGGAGCCGCCCTTTAAGCCTGAC ccccaggctattTATTGCAAGGATGTTCTGGACATCGAACAGTTCTCCACGGTGAAGGGCGTGGAGCTGGAGCCCACAGACCAGGACTTCTACCAGAAGTTTGCCACAGGGAGTGTGCCCATTCCCTGGCAGAACGAG ATGGTGGAGACAGAGTGCTTCCAGGAGCTCAATGTCTTTGGGCTGGATGGCTCGGTTCCCCCAGACCTGGACTGGAAGGGCCAGCCGCCGGCGCCCCCCAAAAAGGGCCTGCTGCAAAGACTCTTCAGTCGCCAG aGGTGA